Proteins encoded within one genomic window of Pongo pygmaeus isolate AG05252 chromosome 18, NHGRI_mPonPyg2-v2.0_pri, whole genome shotgun sequence:
- the LOC129015223 gene encoding mitochondrial protein C2orf69-like yields the protein MLPIRRRAPPQSLPLSAIPGADVQRSAELLLFAAIRGILERRHISGSGRRKSRSRQALFFPGNVQDYHEIMTRHPANYQWENWSLENVATVLAHRFPNSYVWVIKVLPNAFAQIQLP from the coding sequence ATGCTCCCAATCCGCCGACGGGCGCCGCCTCAGAGCCTGCCACTGTCCGCCATCCCCGGAGCCGACGTGCAACGCAGCGCGGAGTTGCTCCTGTTTGCGGCGATCAGAGGGATACTGGAGCGGCGGCACATCTCCGGGAGTGGGCGAAGGAAGAGCCGCAGCCGCCAGGCCCTCTTTTTCCCCGGAAATGTGCAGGATTACCATGAAATTATGACTCGTCATCCTGCGAATTACCAGTGGGAAAATTGGAGTCTAGAAAATGTTGCCACAGTTTTAGCTCACCGGTTCCCCAATAGTTATGTTTGGGTAATAAAAGTGCTCCCGAATGCATTTGCACAAATTCAGCTGCCATGA